The region gaccgagacgttctccggtcaataaccaacagcgggatctggatacccatgttggttcccacatgttccacgatgatctcatcggatgaaccacgatgtcaaggactcaatcaaccccgtattcaattccctttgtctagcggtattgtacttgcccgagattcgatcgccggtatcccgataccttgttcaatctcgttaccggcaagtctctttactccttccgtaacacatcatcccgtgatcaaccccttggtcacattgtgcacattatgatgatgtcctaccgagtgggcccagagatacctctccgtttgcacggagtgacaaatcccagtctcgattcgtgccaactcaacaaacactttcggagatacccgtagtgcacctttatagccacccagttacgttgtgacatttggtacacccaaagcattcctacggtatccgggagttgcacaatctcatggtctaaggaaaagatacttgacattagaaaagctttagcatacgaactacacgatctttgtgctaggcttaggattgggtcttgtccatcacatcattctcctaatgatgtgatcccgttatcaacgacatccaatgtccatggtcaggaaaccgtaaccatctattgatcaacgagctagtcaactagaggcttactagggacatggtgttgtctatgtacccacacatgtatctgagtttcctatcaatacaattatagcatggataataaacgattatcatgaacaaggaaatataataataataactaatttattattgcctctagggcatatttccaacacccccaaCACTGGTCTCTACAACCCGACTGCGCCTGCATGGGACCAGGGCGCGCTGATCCACGCCCTCAACTCCATGACGATGCAGCAGCACCAGTCGCCACCGACCGCGGATGGTACCTCGATACAGGTGCGACGTCGCACATGGCCTCCTCGTCCGGTatgctctcctcctccttcccccataCTTCATCTCGCATTGTTGTCGGCGACGGGAGCATGCCTGCGACCAGGCACACCGACCACACCACCATCCCAACCTCAGGCCCTCCCATCTCTCTCCGCAATGTTCTTGTCTCCCCACACCTCATTCGAAACCTAATCTCTGTCAAAGCTTTAGCTCGTGATAACCCATTGAATGTTGAATTTGATGATTTCGGTTTCTCTCTCAAGGATCGAAGAATGAAGAGGGTGATCCTCCGCTGTAACTCGGACGATGACgagctctacaccatgtcatccgcGCCCGCATCCCATGATCACCACGCGCTCACCACCACCACCCGCGATCTGTGGCACCAGCGTCTCGGCCATCTAGGTGGAGATGCCCTTGGCCGCACTCTTCGTCTCACGGGCGTCGACTGCGACCACTCCGCCTCCGGTGTCTGTCATGCGTGTCAACTAGGGAAGAGCACTAGGCTCCCGTTCGGCTCATCCGGACATGTATCTTTCTTTCTGTTTCAGTTAGTGCACTGTGATGTATGGACCTCTCCCGTGCAGAGCAACTCCGGTTGCCAATACTATCTACTTATCCTCGATGACTATAGTCACTTTGCATGGACTTTTCCTTTGCGACACAAGTCCAATGTTCTTCCCGCGATCCGCATGTTCTTCGCCTTTGCACGCACTCACTTCAACCTTCCCATCCTCATGGTCCAAATGGACAACGACAAGGAGTTCGAAAACGCAGCCTCACACCCTCTCTTCTCCTCGCTTGGCGCCCAGCTACACATGTACTGCCCTTACACCTCACCGCAAAACGGACGAGCAGAGCGCGCACTTCGCACCCTTAACGACATCACGCGCTCGCTCCTCGTCCAAACCCACATGCCATACTCCTACTGGGCCGAAGCTCTACAAACAGCCACTTTTCTCCTCAACAGACGGCCTTGTCGTCCTCGCCACGATCACTCGCCATTGTTCCTGCTCTACGGCGCCCAACCTGACTATGCCGCAATGCGTGTGTTTGGTTGTCTGTGCTACCCGAATCTCACAGCCACAACTCCGCACAAACTAGCCCCACGCTCCGTGCTGTGTGTCTTCCTCAGGTACTCGCACGAGCACAAGGGCTACCGGTGTCTCAACCGTGCCACTGGGCGCGTGGTGACCTCGCGGCATGTCATCTTCGATGAGGGCACGTTCCTTTTTCACGCCAACACGAGCGATCCAACAGAGCCAAATACATCCCTTCTCGACCACCTGGCCACCCTCCCTTTCGTTCCACAACAACCCAGGACCGTTCGACCATCTAACTCATCTCCTCCCACCATCATGGACGCACCCACGCCAGCATCGGCGCCTGTTGACATGGCAGTCCCCCCATCGTCCCCTCCCACACCCGAACCAGCGTCTGCCCTCTCCGCGCCCACGACACCCGAACCGGTGTCGCTCACCTCAGCTCCCGCCACACCGCCTCACGTGGAGTCGACGGCCACTCCTGTTGCCAGCGCCTCCACTGCCTCGCCACCATCCTCACCACCGCCTCGCTGCCATGCCTGCCCACTCCCAACACACCCCATGCAGACGCGTGCGCAAGCCGGCAAGTTTCTTCCTAACCCTAAATATCACCAGAACCTCACAACATCCACTACACCTGATACATCCCCGATCCCAAAATCCGTGCGTGCCGCGTTGCGCGATCCTTATTGGTTGGCTGTGATGCAGGTGGAGTACAGGGCCCTCATGGAGAACAAGACCTGGAGGCTCGTACCGCGGCTGCGCGGTTCCAACATCGTCACCGGCAAGTGGCTGTTCCGACACAAGCTCAAGGCCGACGGCACGCTCGAACGCTACAAGGCCAGATGGGTGGTTTGCGGCTTCTCCCAACGCCCCGGCGTCGACTTCAACGAGACCTTCTCACCGGTCGTCAAGGCGGCCACGATCCGCGTCGTCCTCACCGTTGCAGCATCTCGTCGATGGCCCATGCATCAAATGGATGTCAACAATGCCTTTCTGCGCGGCCACCTGACGGAGCAGGTGTACTGCCAGCAACCTGCTGGCTTCGTCGACGAGGCTCACCCCGACCACGTCTGTCTGCTCGATCGCTCCCTCTACGGCTTGAAGCAAGCGCCACACGCCTGGTTCGCGTGCTTCGCTGCGTTCGCCCGCAACATCGGCATCATCACTTCTCAGGCGTACCTGTCTCTTTTCGTGCTCCACAACAACGAAGGCGCCGCCTACCTCCTCCTCTACGTCGGCGACATTATTCTTGCTGCTTCATCGACTATGCTTCTTCATTAACTCCAGCGCCGGCTCTCGACGGAGTTCTCGATGAAAGATCTCGGTCCActtcactacttcctcggcatcgccGTCACACGCACTGCTGACGGGTTCTTCCTCTCTCAACGGAAGTACGCCGAGGAACTACTCTAGCGCGCCAACATGCAAGCCTGCGAGACGATCTCGATTCCTGTCGACACCCGCTCGAAGCTCTCCCCGACGGATGGCGCGCCGGTGCCCGACGCCGCGGACTACCGCAGCCTCGTTGGCGCTCTCCAGTACATGACTATGACGCGCCCCGACATTGCCTATGCAGTCCAACAATGCTGCCTGGTGATGCATGACCCGCGCGTCCCACACATGGCGCTGGCGAAGCGGATACTGCGCTATCTCCGGGGCACCACAAGCCATGGACTGTGCCTCCAACCAGCTGCCTCCCTCGACCTtgtcgcctactccgacgccgactgggccGGGTGTCCGGACACACGCCACTCCACCTCCGGCTACGCCGTCTACCTTGGTGATGCTCTGGTGTCCTGGTCCTCCAAACGCCAGGCCACCGTGTCCAGGTCGAGTGCGGAAGCCGAGTATCGCACCGTCGCCAACGCCGTCGCCGAGAGCTGCTGGATACCGCAACTCCTCGCCGAGCTAGCGACTCCTCTTCGCAAGGCCAGCATTGTCTTCTGCAAAAATATATCCTCCGTCTACATGGCTGCCAACCCTGTGCATCATCACCGGACCAAGCACATCGAGCTTGATATCCACTTCGTCCGGGAGAAAGTGGCCCTCGGCGAGCTGCGCGTCCTACATGTGCCAACGAGCCAACAGTTCGCCGATGTTCTCACCAAAGGGCTGCCCGCGCCAGCGTTCGAGGAATTTCGGTCCAGTTCGATGCATCACCAGGCAGGGTGTTAGCAGTTAGCTAGTCTCTCCCTCTCACCTCTCTCCACCGTGCGCACGTACTGCATGCAATCGCCCACGATCCATGCACGTAGCCACGACCTAGCGCTCTGCGCCTCTGTTGTAACCTGAGCTATATATACGAGTGTATAGATCGAAGAGCACCTAAGGTGCGATCTCCTCTCCCCATAGCATTCTACAGAAAGAACTTTCGAACCAATTCCTTGTGCCTATGACGAGTGTGGGACCTAGCCAGCAAAGGTCATACCGTGCCTGCCAGCGATCATGAATTGATCCCCAATCTCCTTTCCCGAACAACCATGGCGGCAGCCCTGAGCCACTGGCGAGCCACGCCGCTGACCACCTATCACCACCGTCGCGCCTCTTGCGGAGCCATGGTTTCGCCGACGTCAAGTGCAAGACCGAGGGAGGAGGCGACTAGGATAACTTTGAGATCCGCAAGGGATCACGCCCATGGGAGCCTCACTGGTGGCAAGGTGCGCCCCCGCGGTACACTGCCAGTTATTCGAAATCCTCGGTAAATTTAATTGGCACTGGTCtccttctcttaaatcttgctgaaTTTACGGATTTTCGGGAGCTGCTAGTCTGTGAAGGATCTAATATACTCCTGTAGATGCATACTGTGACCTAATCCAGGCAGAATCAGCACATCACTGAGCTTCATCTTCCCTGTACATACTATATAGCATTGTGGATTGGATGACATGGAACCAATGGAGTTAACACATATATAGTATAGGAGTACGCAAACATGGTGTCAAGAATTACAAAATGTTAATCGGAACCACGCGATGATGATTCGTACAGCTCTTTCTAGTTGGCCTGCTGAGGAGTAGTAGCTACTGCCACTTTCACTTTGGATGATGCTATCTAAAAAAAGCAGGGTGATTGTTGGATCTGATAAaacatactccctctataaagaaatacaaGAGCGTTTAATTAGATCACTAATTTAATTATCTATATATaaatactcttatatttctttgcAGAGGGAGTAAAATTTTATCAAAATGGAGATCTGTCATACGTTTAGGCGAATGTTATATAATCACCCTTCAAATCCTTTACATGGCCATGTCTTGCCAACACAAATATTCTCAGGTGTCAGAAAGTACAACAAGAGTTACATTATACGAGTTCTCAAACTAATTTAGACTGGTACTCCTCGTCGCTTCCTCCCTGGCATGACATTAACTTCATGCGTATCCAAAGCACTACTTGTAGTAAAACCAGCAAATAGTGAATTATAAGGCGGTATCCTTGATTTCCATGAAATTAGATTAAAGTCTCCGTTTGGTCTAACAGTAGGGTCTGTTAGAAGTTCCCCAAACGTCACACTTGGCAGTTCCTTGATTGAAACATTATTTGTATAAGGTATTATGCAAAGTGGATCCAAAGCAAGGTCTGTTATCACCACTGGATGGCCTTGTTCTATAGCCGTTACAACCACTGGAGGGCCTTGTTCTACATGTATGGCTGGGTCCACACTAAATCGGGCGAGGTTTCTTTTAACATATCTCATCACCTTGTCCAATATGCAACGCCAAAACTGAACATCGAGATTCTTTCTCAATATGTCTGCGTACACATTTGCTGAGACAAGTGAACCATCCGCACTGTGCATTAACTTGGCAAATTCATCTGCTATCTGTAGTAGTCGCGGATGTTCTGTAGGTTCTACGCTTCCGAATGCCAGTGTCTTGAAAAGGTACCTCAACGCATCATAAGACAGAGCAGTAAGGAAAATTGGTTTCACCGATCCAAACCGGGCTAATCTTTTAAGTTTACTTATGATGATGATCTTGCTTCCTCTATCCATTCTTATGAAAAACGAGTGAAACTTTTTCCAGTGATCGTCATCTACATCAAAAGCAAACTCAATAACTACCAACATCATACCTTCCATAGTCCTTCTGTGCTCACATATTTTCAAAAGGCTGCCTCCATTCAAGTGCAATACAGATGGGAAGCGTGAACGGACCCTTTCATCGCCGCACACATGGGCAACCAAAGTTTTCTTCCCAGTTGTTACACCACCTATGATCGGGAGAACTGCCAGTGCATGATCACTAGGAGGGTCGTTATGTTGCAACAAGAAGCTGAAGAGCTTTTGCTTCTCAGCGTGTCGGCCGAACATGAAGTTTTCGGtgtaaagataaacatcatatggcaTACGAGACATGCGCTCACatccaaggttttggttaccgaatgaggcATTTTTACCGAGGGGGACTGGTAAACGCGGTTACCACGGTTACCGAGAAATACCGATAAATACCGAGAATATTTTGAACGAAATTtatagttgaattttgaattcaaataagttAATGAACGAATATTTGAAGCAAAGACCTCTTAAAACAGGAACTAAGTTGCTACCAACATGCCAGAACCAACTCTCATGACATTAATTAGATCCTACGTACTTTACTACAAATCGAGTgtttaaattcaaaaaattcaaaaaactggtATTTTTTGCTTGGTACGTGGATTTACCGAGGGGCACGGAAATACGCGGTAACCACGGGAAATCTCGAAATTTCgaccggtaaccaaaaccttgctcACATCCACCAAGAAGAACAATAAATTCTGCCATGTTAGCAACAACAATTTCTAGACTTTCCAACGCACCATGTGACTCGAGGCGTGTAACCTTATCATTTGTTGTTCGAGAGCGCTTGGGTAAATATAAGCTGCTTGCAGATGAGTGGTTGATGCTAACCTCGTCGAAGCCTGCGGTGTCTTGGAGGTCACGGTACCTCGAGTTGTCCAGCACACCATATCCTCTATACATAGCCTCTGAGAGCGTCTTGAGCTGCATCATCATTCCGGAGTTGGTTATGTACCTCGTGTCTGCCTCCTCAACCATTGTACCAGCTCTCATCAGCAGGTGCTGCAACCTCTCCACCACCTTCTCCTCCTCTGATTGAGGATGCCTAGAGGAGTTGTACTTGTTCATCAGAAATGAGATGAACTTGCTCACAAATTCACCTGCAACTGCAGACATGACAACCTCCATTGCCAGGATTGGTGGGGTAACGTGTTGGTCGGTCTGTGCACAAATTTAACTAGACTGGCCTCTGCAGACTCTTGGCAAAACAGAAAAGTGTCCAGGGATGATTTTGACAGCAGCGAGTGGGTGGGTGGCGCACGGATATTTGTCTAGTCTAAATGTCAAGAGATGTGACAAGGACAAACCAACTTTCCGAGAAGCATGAAAAAAGTTGGCCAATAATTATCATATTCACGGCTGGTAGGCAGGTCCAAATTAATTATCTTTGTGTTTGTCTTTCTTTGGACTCCTTTTACATTTCACATGCGAGGGTATTGGTCATCCTCCTTGGCAGAGGCGAGCTCCTTCCTGGAAAGACAAGTCAGGCAGAGGGCGGCCGTGTGCTAATTTCAGTACGTAATCGTGCCTGGAAAGACATGTCCAGCAGGTAGCCTATTTTCTTATGTATTGTGGCCTGGAATAGCTCTGGAAAGACAAGTCAGGCAGAGAGTATGCAAGTCAAATTTCAGTTTC is a window of Triticum dicoccoides isolate Atlit2015 ecotype Zavitan chromosome 2B, WEW_v2.0, whole genome shotgun sequence DNA encoding:
- the LOC119360187 gene encoding uncharacterized protein LOC119360187 yields the protein MEVVMSAVAGEFVSKFISFLMNKYNSSRHPQSEEEKVVERLQHLLMRAGTMVEEADTRYITNSGMMMQLKTLSEAMYRGYGVLDNSRYRDLQDTAGFDEVSINHSSASSLYLPKRSRTTNDKVTRLESHGALESLEIVVANMAEFIVLLGGCERMSRMPYDVYLYTENFMFGRHAEKQKLFSFLLQHNDPPSDHALAVLPIIGGVTTGKKTLVAHVCGDERVRSRFPSVLHLNGGSLLKICEHRRTMEGMMLVVIEFAFDVDDDHWKKFHSFFIRMDRGSKIIIISKLKRLARFGSVKPIFLTALSYDALRYLFKTLAFGSVEPTEHPRLLQIADEFAKLMHSADGSLVSANVYADILRKNLDVQFWRCILDKVMRYVKRNLARFSVDPAIHVEQGPPVVVTAIEQGHPVVITDLALDPLCIIPYTNNVSIKELPSVTFGELLTDPTVRPNGDFNLISWKSRIPPYNSLFAGFTTSSALDTHEVNVMPGRKRRGVPV